In Rhodobacter xanthinilyticus, a single window of DNA contains:
- the dnaE gene encoding DNA polymerase III subunit alpha has product MVQPRFIHLRVHTQYSLLEGAVPVKKLIKMCDAANMPAVAITDTNAMFAALEFSVLAKGDGLQPIVGCQISVAYDPAQPGEKPRPPAPVVLLSQTEAGYMNLMRLSSCLYVDKHGAAAEVTLEQLEEFSEGLICLSGGADGPVGRFLQAGQPGKARLLLERLARIYPDRLYVELQRHPGEGGQLPEGERMTERPFLEMAYDMGLPIVATNDVYFPKADMFEAHDALICIAEGAYVDQIEPRRRLTPQHYFKSEAEMCALFADLPEALANTVEIAKRCAFATYKRNPILPKFADDEVEELRRQAWEGLRARLAVIEHAVPVEEYEARLKFELGIIEQMGFPGYFLIVADFIKWSKDNGIPVGPGRGSGAGSLVAYALTITDLDPLRYSLLFERFLNPERVSMPDFDIDFCMDRREETIRYVQEKYGRDKVGQIITFGALLSKAAVRDVGRVLQMSYGQVDKLSKMIPVEGVKPVSIEKALADEPRLREAAREEEVVKRLLGYAQQIEGLLRNASTHAAGVVIGDRPLDRLVPLYQDPRSDMPATQFNMKWVEQAGLVKFDFLGLKTLTVIQSAMNLIFKSGRPLHVGPDGTELYQPAEGAANQINAIPLDDEKTYRLYAEARTVAVFQVESEGMKSALRQMKPTCIEDIVALVALYRPGPMENIPTYCEVKHGLKPLASLHPTIDPILAETQGIIVYQEQVMQIAQVMAGYTLGGADLLRRAMGKKIAEEMAKERPKFVEGAKKTHNVDEKKAGEVFDLLEKFANYGFNKSHAAAYAVVSYYTAWLKANHPVEFMGGVMNCDIHLTDKLAIYAQEVKKELGAEIVPPCVNRSLATFDVVDQKLVYALGALKNVGVEAMQLIVQARGDRAFRDLSDFARRVDMKRVGKRPLEMLARAGAFDELDPNRKRVFQSLEGLMAWSAAVAEAKASAQVSLFGEAGDDLPPPRMADTDDWLPGERLAEEHKAIGFYLSGHPLEDYLPALKRKKVMTLEEVQAKAVGGPFFAKIAGEVASVREKKSAKGNRFAFVALSDTSGPYEATFFSDALEASRGVLEAGRLVVLNVKVEVEGESVRMLAQSAVAVESVTADAGGAGLMIHVEGAEAVGSIAALLERLEAEGKVRSRGPISFTVFDPERGCRYQLSAGRDYPVNPQIKGAIRSLRGVAMVEEV; this is encoded by the coding sequence ATGGTCCAGCCCCGATTCATCCACCTGCGCGTGCACACGCAATATTCGCTGCTTGAGGGCGCCGTGCCCGTCAAGAAGCTGATCAAGATGTGCGACGCCGCGAATATGCCCGCCGTCGCCATCACCGATACCAATGCGATGTTCGCGGCGCTCGAATTTTCCGTTCTGGCGAAAGGGGATGGGTTGCAGCCGATCGTGGGCTGCCAGATCTCGGTGGCCTATGACCCGGCCCAGCCCGGCGAAAAGCCGCGCCCGCCGGCGCCGGTGGTTCTGCTGTCGCAGACCGAGGCGGGCTACATGAACCTGATGCGGCTCTCGAGCTGTCTTTACGTCGACAAACATGGCGCGGCGGCGGAGGTCACGCTCGAACAGCTCGAGGAGTTTTCCGAGGGGCTGATCTGTCTCTCGGGGGGCGCCGACGGGCCGGTGGGGCGGTTCTTGCAGGCCGGCCAGCCGGGCAAGGCGCGGCTCCTTCTCGAGCGGCTCGCCCGCATCTACCCCGACCGGCTCTATGTCGAGCTGCAGCGCCACCCGGGCGAGGGCGGGCAGCTCCCCGAGGGCGAGCGGATGACCGAGCGGCCGTTCCTCGAGATGGCCTATGACATGGGCCTGCCGATCGTGGCGACCAATGATGTCTACTTCCCCAAGGCCGATATGTTCGAGGCGCATGATGCGCTGATCTGTATCGCCGAGGGCGCCTATGTCGACCAGATCGAGCCGCGCAGGCGCCTGACGCCGCAGCATTATTTCAAATCCGAGGCGGAGATGTGCGCGCTCTTCGCCGATCTGCCGGAGGCGCTCGCCAATACCGTCGAGATCGCGAAGCGCTGCGCTTTCGCGACCTACAAGCGCAACCCGATCTTGCCGAAATTCGCCGATGACGAGGTCGAGGAGCTCCGCCGCCAGGCCTGGGAGGGGCTGCGCGCGCGGCTTGCGGTGATCGAACATGCGGTGCCGGTCGAGGAGTATGAGGCGCGGCTCAAGTTCGAGCTCGGCATCATCGAGCAGATGGGCTTCCCCGGCTACTTCCTGATCGTGGCCGATTTCATCAAATGGTCGAAGGATAACGGCATCCCGGTCGGCCCCGGGCGGGGCTCGGGGGCGGGCTCGCTTGTGGCTTATGCGCTGACCATCACCGACCTCGACCCGTTGCGCTATTCGCTGCTCTTCGAGCGCTTCCTGAACCCCGAACGGGTCTCGATGCCCGACTTCGACATCGACTTCTGCATGGACCGGCGCGAGGAAACGATCCGCTATGTGCAGGAGAAATATGGCCGCGACAAGGTCGGCCAGATCATCACCTTCGGCGCGCTTCTCTCGAAGGCGGCGGTGCGCGACGTGGGGCGCGTGTTGCAGATGTCTTACGGGCAGGTCGACAAGCTCTCGAAGATGATCCCGGTCGAGGGGGTGAAGCCGGTTTCGATCGAGAAGGCGCTGGCCGATGAGCCGCGGCTGCGCGAGGCCGCGCGCGAGGAGGAGGTGGTCAAGCGCCTCCTCGGCTATGCCCAGCAGATCGAGGGGCTCTTGCGCAACGCCTCGACCCACGCCGCGGGGGTGGTGATCGGGGATCGGCCGCTCGACCGGCTGGTGCCGCTCTATCAGGACCCGCGCTCGGACATGCCCGCGACGCAGTTCAACATGAAATGGGTCGAGCAGGCGGGGCTCGTGAAGTTCGACTTTCTCGGGCTGAAGACGCTGACCGTCATCCAATCGGCGATGAACCTGATCTTCAAATCGGGGCGGCCTTTGCATGTGGGCCCCGATGGCACCGAGCTTTACCAGCCCGCCGAGGGCGCCGCGAACCAGATCAACGCGATTCCGCTCGATGATGAGAAGACCTATCGGCTTTACGCCGAGGCGCGCACGGTCGCGGTGTTCCAGGTCGAATCCGAGGGGATGAAATCGGCGCTCAGGCAGATGAAGCCGACCTGTATCGAGGATATCGTGGCGCTCGTGGCGCTTTACCGCCCCGGCCCGATGGAAAACATCCCGACCTATTGCGAGGTGAAACACGGGCTGAAGCCGCTGGCCTCGCTGCACCCCACGATCGACCCGATCCTGGCCGAGACGCAGGGCATCATCGTCTATCAGGAACAGGTGATGCAGATCGCGCAGGTCATGGCGGGCTATACGCTCGGCGGCGCCGACCTGTTGCGCCGCGCGATGGGCAAGAAGATCGCCGAGGAAATGGCCAAGGAGCGCCCGAAATTCGTCGAGGGCGCCAAGAAGACCCATAATGTCGATGAAAAGAAGGCGGGCGAAGTCTTTGACCTTCTTGAGAAATTCGCGAACTACGGGTTCAACAAATCGCATGCCGCGGCCTATGCGGTGGTGTCTTATTACACCGCCTGGCTGAAGGCGAACCACCCTGTCGAATTCATGGGCGGGGTGATGAACTGCGATATCCATCTCACCGACAAGCTCGCGATCTACGCGCAGGAGGTGAAGAAGGAGCTCGGCGCCGAGATCGTGCCGCCCTGTGTGAACCGGTCTCTGGCGACCTTCGATGTGGTCGATCAAAAGCTCGTCTATGCGCTCGGCGCGCTGAAGAACGTGGGCGTCGAGGCGATGCAGCTGATCGTGCAGGCCCGCGGTGACCGGGCGTTCCGCGACCTGAGCGATTTTGCGCGCCGGGTCGATATGAAGCGGGTGGGCAAGCGCCCCTTGGAGATGTTGGCGCGGGCGGGGGCTTTTGATGAGCTCGACCCGAACCGCAAGCGGGTGTTCCAGAGCCTCGAGGGGCTGATGGCCTGGTCGGCGGCGGTGGCCGAGGCCAAGGCCTCGGCGCAGGTCTCGCTTTTTGGCGAGGCGGGCGATGATCTGCCGCCGCCGCGGATGGCCGACACCGATGACTGGCTGCCCGGCGAGCGGCTCGCCGAGGAACACAAGGCGATCGGCTTCTATCTCTCCGGCCACCCGCTCGAGGATTACCTGCCCGCATTGAAGCGCAAGAAGGTGATGACGCTCGAGGAGGTGCAGGCCAAGGCCGTGGGCGGGCCGTTCTTTGCCAAGATCGCGGGCGAGGTCGCCTCGGTGCGCGAGAAGAAATCGGCCAAGGGCAACCGCTTTGCCTTTGTCGCGCTCTCCGATACCTCGGGGCCCTATGAGGCGACGTTCTTCTCCGATGCGCTGGAGGCCTCGCGCGGGGTGCTCGAGGCGGGGCGGCTCGTGGTGCTCAATGTCAAGGTCGAGGTCGAGGGCGAATCGGTGCGGATGCTGGCGCAATCGGCGGTCGCGGTGGAAAGCGTCACCGCCGATGCCGGCGGCGCGGGGCTGATGATCCATGTCGAGGGGGCGGAGGCGGTGGGCTCGATCGCGGCGCTGCTCGAGCGGCTCGAGGCGGAGGGCAAGGTGCGCTCGCGCGGGCCGATCTCCTTCACCGTCTTCGACCCCGAACGCGGCTGCCGCTATCAGCTCAGCGCCGGGCGCGATTACCCGGTCAACCCGCAGATCAAGGGCGCGATCCGCTCGCTGCGCGGCGTGGCGATGGTCGAGGAGGTCTGA
- a CDS encoding SlyX family protein: protein MQERMDHAEEVLAHLTRSVDELSDIVARQAREIERLARAVGLLMEREAEREFAAGGQIPLADQRPPHY from the coding sequence ATGCAGGAGCGGATGGATCACGCCGAGGAAGTGCTCGCGCATCTGACGCGCAGTGTCGACGAGCTGTCCGATATCGTGGCGCGGCAGGCGCGCGAGATCGAGCGGCTCGCGCGCGCGGTGGGGCTGTTGATGGAGCGCGAGGCCGAGCGCGAATTTGCCGCCGGCGGCCAGATCCCGCTCGCCGATCAGCGCCCGCCGCATTACTGA
- the hisS gene encoding histidine--tRNA ligase has protein sequence MAKDKAPRRPRAETPKGFRDYFGAEVTERGDMLATIAEVYRAHGFDPLETSAVETVEALGKFLPDVDRPNEGVFAWQDEGGDWLALRYDMTAPLARVAAQFRNDLPAPYRRYTMGPVWRNEKPGPGRFRQFYQCDADTVGAPSVAADAEICGMLSDALEAVGIPRGDYLVRVNNRKVLNGVMEVAGVLDPTNPERFAEARGTVLRAIDKFDKFGEAGVRALMGAGRLDESGDFTKGAGLSDEQADIVMGFMQARRDSGAATAARLRELVGGSALGLEGVGELELIAELLEGQGYGPERILIDPSVVRGLGYYTGPVFEAELTFEILDEKGRKRSFGSVAGGGRYDDLVKRFTGQAVPATGVSIGVDRLLAALRAKGRIGGRAQGPVVVTVMDRERMGDYLALAATLRRAGLRAEVYLGNPKNFGNQLKYADKRESPVAIIQGSDEAARGVVQIKDLVLGAQIAAEATVEEWKSQPAQFEAPIGEMVEKVKAIIARNEAR, from the coding sequence ATGGCCAAGGATAAAGCCCCCCGTCGCCCGCGCGCCGAAACCCCGAAAGGGTTTCGCGATTATTTCGGCGCCGAGGTGACCGAGCGCGGCGACATGCTCGCCACGATTGCCGAGGTCTACCGCGCCCATGGTTTCGACCCGCTCGAGACCTCCGCCGTCGAGACGGTCGAGGCGCTGGGCAAGTTCCTGCCCGATGTCGACCGCCCGAATGAGGGGGTTTTCGCCTGGCAGGACGAGGGTGGCGATTGGCTGGCGCTGCGCTATGACATGACCGCGCCGCTCGCGCGCGTCGCGGCGCAGTTCCGCAACGACCTGCCCGCGCCTTACCGGCGCTACACGATGGGCCCGGTCTGGCGCAACGAAAAGCCGGGGCCGGGGCGGTTTCGGCAGTTTTATCAATGCGATGCCGATACGGTGGGCGCGCCCTCGGTGGCGGCCGATGCCGAGATCTGCGGGATGCTCTCGGATGCGCTGGAGGCCGTCGGCATCCCGCGCGGCGATTATCTCGTGCGGGTGAATAACCGCAAGGTTCTCAACGGCGTGATGGAGGTCGCGGGCGTGCTCGACCCGACCAACCCCGAGCGGTTCGCCGAGGCGCGCGGCACCGTGCTGCGCGCGATCGACAAGTTCGACAAGTTCGGCGAGGCCGGCGTGCGGGCGCTGATGGGCGCGGGGCGGCTCGACGAGAGCGGCGATTTCACCAAGGGCGCGGGGCTCTCCGACGAACAGGCCGATATCGTCATGGGCTTCATGCAGGCGCGCCGCGACAGTGGCGCCGCCACCGCTGCGCGGCTGCGCGAGCTCGTGGGCGGCTCGGCGCTGGGCCTTGAGGGCGTGGGCGAGCTCGAGCTGATCGCGGAGCTTCTCGAGGGGCAGGGCTATGGCCCCGAGCGGATCCTGATCGACCCCTCGGTGGTGCGCGGCCTTGGCTATTACACCGGCCCGGTTTTCGAGGCCGAGCTCACCTTCGAGATCCTCGACGAGAAGGGCCGCAAGCGCTCCTTCGGCTCGGTGGCGGGCGGCGGGCGCTATGACGACCTCGTCAAGCGCTTCACCGGCCAGGCGGTGCCCGCGACCGGCGTCTCGATCGGCGTCGACCGGCTTCTGGCCGCGCTGCGCGCCAAGGGCCGGATCGGCGGGCGCGCGCAGGGGCCGGTCGTGGTCACCGTGATGGACCGCGAGCGGATGGGCGATTATCTCGCGCTCGCCGCCACGCTGCGCCGCGCGGGGCTGCGCGCCGAGGTCTATCTCGGCAACCCGAAGAACTTCGGCAACCAGCTCAAATATGCCGACAAGCGCGAGAGCCCGGTGGCGATCATCCAGGGCTCGGACGAGGCCGCGCGCGGCGTCGTGCAGATCAAGGATCTGGTGCTCGGCGCGCAGATCGCCGCAGAGGCGACTGTTGAGGAATGGAAATCCCAACCCGCGCAATTCGAGGCGCCGATCGGCGAGATGGTGGAAAAAGTGAAAGCGATCATCGCCCGGAACGAGGCCCGCTGA
- a CDS encoding ATP phosphoribosyltransferase regulatory subunit produces MASKAAARATGARFLELFRAAGAVEIAPDILQPAEALLDLYGEDIRARAYVTADPLRGELMLRPDFTVPVVQEHMANGAEPARYCYLGEVFRKQEHRGAARVAEYQQVGFEVFDRADPEAADAEVFARIAEALAALNLVATIGDIGILRAAVAGLDTIAERKAALSRHIWRPQRFHKLMARYAGLVPAPEARGAVLAGAREGAPWIGLRSPQEMEARIARLARDAAAAPIAAEDVARLDALFALRCAAGEAPARLRALGLPAIEGAVARLERRLEALAARGVDLGALGFEASHGRTTMEYYDGFVFTLSAADPALPPVASGGRYDALTRVLGGGREIPAVGGVIRPGLVADLEGQA; encoded by the coding sequence ATGGCCTCGAAAGCCGCCGCGCGGGCCACTGGCGCCCGGTTTCTCGAGCTCTTCCGCGCCGCCGGTGCGGTGGAGATCGCGCCCGATATCCTGCAACCGGCGGAAGCGCTCCTTGATCTTTACGGCGAGGATATCCGCGCGCGCGCCTATGTCACCGCCGACCCTCTGCGCGGCGAGCTGATGTTGCGCCCCGATTTCACCGTGCCGGTGGTGCAGGAGCATATGGCCAACGGTGCCGAGCCTGCGCGCTATTGCTACCTGGGCGAGGTGTTTCGCAAGCAGGAGCATCGCGGCGCCGCGCGGGTCGCGGAATATCAGCAGGTGGGCTTCGAGGTCTTTGACCGCGCCGACCCGGAGGCGGCGGACGCCGAGGTCTTTGCCCGCATCGCCGAGGCGCTCGCGGCCCTCAACCTCGTCGCGACGATCGGCGATATCGGGATCTTGCGCGCCGCGGTGGCCGGGCTCGACACGATCGCCGAGCGCAAGGCCGCGCTCAGCCGCCATATCTGGCGCCCGCAGCGGTTCCACAAGCTGATGGCGCGCTACGCCGGGCTCGTGCCCGCGCCCGAGGCGCGCGGCGCGGTGCTTGCCGGCGCGCGCGAGGGCGCGCCCTGGATCGGGCTGCGCAGCCCGCAGGAGATGGAGGCGCGGATCGCGCGGCTTGCGCGCGACGCCGCCGCGGCGCCGATCGCGGCCGAGGATGTCGCGCGGCTCGATGCGCTCTTCGCGCTGCGCTGTGCGGCGGGCGAGGCGCCGGCGCGGCTGCGCGCGCTCGGGCTGCCGGCGATCGAGGGGGCGGTGGCGCGGCTCGAGCGGCGGCTCGAGGCGCTCGCGGCGCGCGGGGTCGATCTCGGCGCGCTCGGCTTCGAGGCGAGCCACGGCCGCACCACGATGGAATATTACGACGGCTTCGTCTTCACGCTGAGCGCGGCCGACCCGGCCTTGCCGCCGGTGGCCTCCGGCGGGCGCTATGACGCGCTCACCCGGGTCCTGGGCGGCGGGCGCGAGATCCCGGCGGTGGGCGGCGTGATCCGCCCGGGGCTGGTGGCCGATCTGGAGGGGCAGGCATGA
- the hisG gene encoding ATP phosphoribosyltransferase has product MTIKLGVPSKGRLMEKTFDWFAARGITLRRTGSEREYAGAVEGAEGVELVLLSAGEIPRELAAGRIHFGVTGSDLVRDKLADWESQVAELAPMGFGHADLIIAVPACWSDVDTLEDLDAAAHAFRADHGFRLRIATKYHRLVRDFLTREGVADYQLVDSQGATEGTVKNLTAEAIADITSSGETLRANHLKILSDGLIHQSQATLFAARGADWAAEGARPARLVAQLGLSLPAL; this is encoded by the coding sequence ATGACGATCAAGCTCGGTGTGCCCTCCAAGGGCCGGCTGATGGAGAAGACCTTCGACTGGTTCGCCGCGCGCGGCATCACGCTGCGCCGCACGGGTTCGGAGCGCGAATATGCCGGTGCGGTCGAGGGCGCGGAGGGGGTCGAGCTCGTCCTTCTCTCGGCGGGCGAGATCCCGCGCGAGCTCGCCGCCGGGCGGATCCATTTCGGGGTCACGGGCTCCGATCTGGTGCGCGACAAGCTCGCCGATTGGGAAAGCCAAGTGGCCGAGCTCGCGCCGATGGGCTTTGGCCATGCCGATCTCATCATCGCGGTGCCGGCCTGCTGGTCCGATGTCGATACGCTCGAAGACCTCGACGCGGCGGCGCATGCCTTCCGCGCCGATCACGGCTTCCGGCTCAGGATCGCGACCAAATACCACCGGCTCGTGCGCGACTTCCTGACCCGCGAGGGCGTGGCGGATTATCAGCTCGTCGACAGCCAGGGCGCGACCGAGGGCACGGTGAAGAACCTCACCGCCGAGGCGATCGCCGATATCACCTCCTCGGGCGAGACGCTGCGCGCCAACCACCTGAAGATCCTCTCGGACGGGCTGATCCACCAGAGCCAGGCGACGCTTTTTGCCGCGCGCGGGGCCGATTGGGCGGCCGAGGGCGCGCGCCCGGCGCGGCTCGTCGCGCAGCTCGGGCTGAGCCTGCCCGCGCTCTGA
- a CDS encoding NAD(P)-dependent oxidoreductase produces MLTLLYAGSPGLWPAYQAALGAALAEAGIAARLVRPGEAAPESVDYLIYAPNGPVQDFASFTRARAVLSLWAGVERVVGNPTLTQPLCRMVDEGLARGMVEWVLGQVLRAHLGLDAHILNHSGRWEQIAPPLATERSVTVLGLGALGAAAASALAGLGFRVTGWSRSPKEIEGVRCLAGAAGLAEALAAGEIVVTILPNTPETANILNAETLAMLPRGAVVLNPGRGTLIDDEALLAALESGQVAQATLDVFRTEPLPPEHPYWAHPRVTVSPHIAAETRPASAARVIVENIRRGEAGEPFLYRVDSARGY; encoded by the coding sequence ATGCTCACCCTTCTCTATGCCGGCTCGCCGGGGCTCTGGCCCGCCTATCAGGCCGCGCTTGGCGCCGCGCTCGCCGAGGCCGGGATCGCCGCGCGCCTTGTCCGCCCGGGCGAGGCCGCGCCCGAGAGCGTCGATTATCTGATCTATGCGCCCAATGGCCCGGTGCAGGATTTCGCCTCCTTCACCCGCGCGCGCGCGGTGCTCAGCCTCTGGGCCGGGGTCGAGCGGGTGGTGGGCAACCCGACGCTCACCCAGCCCTTGTGCCGGATGGTCGACGAGGGGCTCGCGCGGGGCATGGTGGAATGGGTGCTGGGCCAGGTGCTGCGCGCCCATCTCGGGCTCGATGCGCATATCCTCAACCACTCGGGCCGCTGGGAGCAGATCGCGCCGCCGCTCGCGACGGAGCGCTCGGTCACCGTGCTCGGGCTTGGCGCGCTCGGCGCGGCCGCGGCAAGCGCGCTCGCGGGGCTTGGCTTTCGTGTCACCGGCTGGAGCCGCAGCCCGAAGGAGATCGAGGGTGTGCGCTGTCTCGCCGGGGCGGCGGGGCTCGCCGAGGCTCTGGCGGCGGGCGAGATCGTCGTGACGATCCTGCCCAACACGCCCGAGACCGCGAATATCCTCAACGCCGAGACGCTGGCGATGCTGCCGCGCGGCGCGGTGGTGCTGAACCCCGGGCGCGGCACGCTGATCGACGATGAGGCGCTCCTTGCCGCGCTCGAGAGCGGCCAGGTGGCGCAAGCGACGCTCGATGTCTTCCGCACCGAGCCGCTGCCGCCCGAGCACCCCTATTGGGCGCATCCGCGGGTGACCGTCTCGCCCCATATCGCCGCCGAGACCCGCCCCGCGAGCGCCGCGCGGGTGATTGTCGAGAATATCCGCCGCGGCGAGGCGGGCGAGCCCTTCCTCTACCGCGTCGATTCCGCGCGGGGCTATTGA
- the rodA gene encoding rod shape-determining protein RodA, with translation MSYLESNLKTVPTGLRKIFYLNWPLVILLSAVAGFGFLMLYSVAGGDPTTWAEPQMKRFAAGMIAMVIVGFTPIWFWRNISAIAYLIALLLLIAVEFFGDIGMGAQRWLVLGPLRLQPSELMKIALVMFLAAYYDWLDPKRVSRPLWVLIPVAIILVPTFLVLTQPDLGTAVMLVLGGAIVMFAAGVSFWYFGTVAALVVALVFTVMESRGTDWQLLHEYQFKRIDTFLDPSADPLGAGYNITQAQIALGSGGWSGRGYMQGTQSRLNFLPEKHTDFIFTTLAEEFGFVGAFSLLMLYAGIIAFSIHSALINRDRYSSLLTIGIAGTFFLFFAINMAMVMGLMPVVGVPLPLVSYGGTAMMILLAAFGLVQSANIHRPR, from the coding sequence ATGTCCTACCTCGAAAGCAATCTCAAGACGGTGCCCACGGGCCTGCGCAAGATCTTCTATCTGAACTGGCCGCTGGTGATCCTGCTCTCGGCGGTGGCGGGATTCGGGTTCTTGATGCTCTATTCGGTGGCCGGCGGCGACCCGACGACCTGGGCCGAGCCGCAGATGAAGCGCTTTGCCGCGGGCATGATCGCGATGGTCATCGTCGGTTTCACGCCGATCTGGTTTTGGCGCAATATCTCGGCGATCGCCTATCTGATCGCGTTGCTCTTGCTCATCGCGGTGGAGTTCTTCGGCGATATCGGCATGGGGGCGCAGCGCTGGCTGGTGCTCGGGCCGCTCCGCCTCCAGCCCTCGGAGCTGATGAAGATCGCGCTCGTGATGTTTCTGGCCGCCTATTACGACTGGCTCGATCCGAAACGGGTCTCGCGGCCGCTGTGGGTCTTGATCCCGGTGGCGATCATCCTGGTGCCGACCTTCCTCGTGCTGACCCAGCCCGACCTCGGCACCGCGGTGATGCTGGTGCTGGGCGGCGCGATCGTGATGTTCGCGGCCGGGGTGAGCTTTTGGTATTTCGGCACGGTCGCCGCGCTCGTCGTCGCGCTCGTCTTCACCGTGATGGAGAGCCGCGGCACCGATTGGCAGCTCCTGCATGAGTATCAGTTCAAGCGCATCGACACCTTCCTCGACCCCTCCGCCGACCCGCTCGGCGCGGGCTACAACATCACCCAGGCGCAGATCGCGCTCGGCTCGGGCGGCTGGTCGGGGCGCGGCTACATGCAGGGCACGCAATCGCGGCTGAACTTCCTGCCCGAGAAACACACCGACTTCATCTTCACCACGCTCGCCGAGGAATTCGGCTTTGTCGGGGCGTTTTCGCTGCTGATGCTCTATGCCGGGATCATCGCCTTCTCGATCCATTCCGCGCTGATCAACCGCGACCGCTATTCGAGCCTCTTGACGATCGGCATCGCGGGGACATTCTTTCTGTTCTTCGCGATCAATATGGCGATGGTGATGGGGCTGATGCCGGTGGTGGGGGTGCCGCTGCCCCTTGTGTCTTACGGCGGAACGGCGATGATGATCCTGCTCGCGGCCTTCGGTCTCGTGCAAAGCGCCAATATCCACCGCCCGAGGTAA